One genomic window of Magnolia sinica isolate HGM2019 chromosome 3, MsV1, whole genome shotgun sequence includes the following:
- the LOC131241324 gene encoding S-type anion channel SLAH2-like isoform X1, with product MLRLFTQCRYSCFIMENNEFLGSSKQDSPEELPSLFQNITSHSVPGFDNIGNSGGLNYPYQPTVTPTNNPSPNHTSVKVTEASAFPSCAYSSMDCLPKSSLQAIDPHRLHSISISMPSSPAGLQLEGTKRGLFSDKGGTNFNHETTHLQENSSVSNTRQPKQAKFHSQPIPAGHAYAKAVTEVKLPPNPLEQPQMNLRNNRAKDKCYDSFKTWSGRLERQLSNLSRKHQEAEAEINSTQIAEIEVLPVDRYYDALEGPELDTLRTSEELVLPEDKQWPFLLRFPMSSFGICLGFNSQAILWKTLAISPATRFLHISPTINLVLWCISVVVMAIISSIYSLKLVFYFEAVRREYHHPIRVNFFFAPWIAFLLLALGVPPVVTENLPATLWYVLMAPILFLELKIYGQWMLGGQRRLSKVANPSNHLSIVGNFVGALLGTSLGLKEGPIFFFAVGLAHYTVLFVTLYQRLPTNETLPKELHPVFFFFVAAPSVASMSWATIQGGFDYGARIAYFIALFLYVSLAVRVNFFRGFRFSLAWWAYTFPMTAASIATIKYSNAVKNPLTQSLSIVLSAISTLTVTALLVSTIVHAFVLRNLFPNDITIAITGRRPKGSKKRSHLRTTSSDAKDIETSDEMSMQGF from the exons ATGCTAAGATTGTTTACACAATGCAGGTATTCTTGCTTCATCATGGAAAACAATGAATTTCTGGGTTCATCAAAGCAGGATTCCCCTGAAGAACTTCCATCTCTTTTCCAGAATATAACATCCCATTCAGTGCCCGGCTTCGATaatattggaaacagtggtggcCTGAATTATCCATATCAGCCAACTGTGACTCCAACAAACAATCCTTCACCCAATCATACATCAGTTAAA GTAACAGAAGCATCAGCCTTTCCAAGCTGTGCATATTCATCAATGGACTGCTTACCCAAGTCATCACTGCAAGCAATCGATCCACATCGATTACATTCTATCTCCATAAGCATGCCTTCTTCTCCTGCTGGACTTCAATTAGAAGGAACCAAAAGAGGTCTCTTCAGCGACAAAGGTGGAACTAATTTCAACCATGAGACCACACACCTTCAGGAAAACTCTTCTGTTTCTAACACGCGGCAGCCAAAGCAGGCAAAGTTCCATTCTCAACCCATACCTGCAGGCCATGCATATGCTAAGGCAGTTACAGAGGTAAAGCTTCCTCCGAATCCTTTGGAACAACCGCAGATGAATTTGAGGAATAATCGGGCTAAGGACAAATGCTACGACTCTTTCAAGACATGGTCAGGAAGACTTGAGAGGCAGCTCTCAAACTTAAGTAGAAAGCACCAGGAAGCAGAAGCAGAGATTAACAGTACACAGATTGCTGAAATTGAGGTTTTACCAGTAGATCGCTACTATGATGCCTTAGAAGGGCCTGAATTGGATACTCTCAGG ACTTCAGAGGAGTTGGTGCTGCCAGAAGACAAGCAGTGGCCATTCCTTCTGCGTTTTCCAATGTCTTCATTTGGTATCTGCCTTGGCTTTAACAGCCAAGCCATCCTTTGGAAAACACTAGCCATATCTCCAGCCACAAGATTTCTACACATAAGCCCGACCATCAACCTCGTCCTCTGGTGCATCTCTGTTGTTGTGATGGCCATTATCTCCTCCATCTACTCTTTGAAATTAGTCTTCTACTTTGAAGCAGTTCGCCGTGAGTACCACCACCCTATCCGAGTCAACTTCTTCTTTGCCCCATGGATTGCCTTCCTGCTCTTAGCACTTGGGGTGCCACCAGTGGTCACTGAAAACCTCCCAGCCACTCTTTGGTATGTGCTCATGGCGCCAATCTTATTTCTGGAACTTAAAATCTACGGGCAATGGATGTTGGGAGGCCAAAGAAGGCTTTCAAAGGTTGCGAATCCATCAAATCATCTGTCAATTGTTGGTAATTTTGTGGGAGCTTTGTTGGGTACATCCCTGGGGCTAAAAGAAGGGCCCATTTTCTTCTTCGCAGTTGGGTTGGCCCATTACACTGTGCTATTTGTAACTCTATACCAGAGGCTTCCGACAAATGAGACACTCCCAAAGGAGCTCCATCCAgtgttctttttttttgttgcagCACCCAGTGTAGCTTCTATGTCATGGGCAACGATTCAAGGGGGCTTTGATTATGGGGCAAGGATAGCCTACTTCATTGCCCTATTCCTTTATGTTTCTCTT GCTGTTCGTGTTAATTTCTTCCGAGGCTTCAG GTTCTCGTTGGCATGGTGGGCATATACTTTTCCCATGACGGCGGCTTCCATCGCGACCATCAAATACTCAAATGCAGTCAAGAATCCGTTAACTCAATCACTGTCCATTGTTCTCTCTGCCATATCTACCCTCACAGTAACAGCTCTGCTCGTCTCCACTATTGTTCATGCCTTCGTACTCCGGAACCTCTTTCCCAATGATATTACCATTGCAATTACAGGGAGAAGGCCTAAGGGAAGTAAGAAACGTTCACATCTGCGAACCACGAGTTCAGATGCTAAAGATATTGAAACTTCTGATGAGATGAGTATGCAAGGATTCTGA
- the LOC131241324 gene encoding S-type anion channel SLAH2-like isoform X2, producing the protein MENNEFLGSSKQDSPEELPSLFQNITSHSVPGFDNIGNSGGLNYPYQPTVTPTNNPSPNHTSVKVTEASAFPSCAYSSMDCLPKSSLQAIDPHRLHSISISMPSSPAGLQLEGTKRGLFSDKGGTNFNHETTHLQENSSVSNTRQPKQAKFHSQPIPAGHAYAKAVTEVKLPPNPLEQPQMNLRNNRAKDKCYDSFKTWSGRLERQLSNLSRKHQEAEAEINSTQIAEIEVLPVDRYYDALEGPELDTLRTSEELVLPEDKQWPFLLRFPMSSFGICLGFNSQAILWKTLAISPATRFLHISPTINLVLWCISVVVMAIISSIYSLKLVFYFEAVRREYHHPIRVNFFFAPWIAFLLLALGVPPVVTENLPATLWYVLMAPILFLELKIYGQWMLGGQRRLSKVANPSNHLSIVGNFVGALLGTSLGLKEGPIFFFAVGLAHYTVLFVTLYQRLPTNETLPKELHPVFFFFVAAPSVASMSWATIQGGFDYGARIAYFIALFLYVSLAVRVNFFRGFRFSLAWWAYTFPMTAASIATIKYSNAVKNPLTQSLSIVLSAISTLTVTALLVSTIVHAFVLRNLFPNDITIAITGRRPKGSKKRSHLRTTSSDAKDIETSDEMSMQGF; encoded by the exons ATGGAAAACAATGAATTTCTGGGTTCATCAAAGCAGGATTCCCCTGAAGAACTTCCATCTCTTTTCCAGAATATAACATCCCATTCAGTGCCCGGCTTCGATaatattggaaacagtggtggcCTGAATTATCCATATCAGCCAACTGTGACTCCAACAAACAATCCTTCACCCAATCATACATCAGTTAAA GTAACAGAAGCATCAGCCTTTCCAAGCTGTGCATATTCATCAATGGACTGCTTACCCAAGTCATCACTGCAAGCAATCGATCCACATCGATTACATTCTATCTCCATAAGCATGCCTTCTTCTCCTGCTGGACTTCAATTAGAAGGAACCAAAAGAGGTCTCTTCAGCGACAAAGGTGGAACTAATTTCAACCATGAGACCACACACCTTCAGGAAAACTCTTCTGTTTCTAACACGCGGCAGCCAAAGCAGGCAAAGTTCCATTCTCAACCCATACCTGCAGGCCATGCATATGCTAAGGCAGTTACAGAGGTAAAGCTTCCTCCGAATCCTTTGGAACAACCGCAGATGAATTTGAGGAATAATCGGGCTAAGGACAAATGCTACGACTCTTTCAAGACATGGTCAGGAAGACTTGAGAGGCAGCTCTCAAACTTAAGTAGAAAGCACCAGGAAGCAGAAGCAGAGATTAACAGTACACAGATTGCTGAAATTGAGGTTTTACCAGTAGATCGCTACTATGATGCCTTAGAAGGGCCTGAATTGGATACTCTCAGG ACTTCAGAGGAGTTGGTGCTGCCAGAAGACAAGCAGTGGCCATTCCTTCTGCGTTTTCCAATGTCTTCATTTGGTATCTGCCTTGGCTTTAACAGCCAAGCCATCCTTTGGAAAACACTAGCCATATCTCCAGCCACAAGATTTCTACACATAAGCCCGACCATCAACCTCGTCCTCTGGTGCATCTCTGTTGTTGTGATGGCCATTATCTCCTCCATCTACTCTTTGAAATTAGTCTTCTACTTTGAAGCAGTTCGCCGTGAGTACCACCACCCTATCCGAGTCAACTTCTTCTTTGCCCCATGGATTGCCTTCCTGCTCTTAGCACTTGGGGTGCCACCAGTGGTCACTGAAAACCTCCCAGCCACTCTTTGGTATGTGCTCATGGCGCCAATCTTATTTCTGGAACTTAAAATCTACGGGCAATGGATGTTGGGAGGCCAAAGAAGGCTTTCAAAGGTTGCGAATCCATCAAATCATCTGTCAATTGTTGGTAATTTTGTGGGAGCTTTGTTGGGTACATCCCTGGGGCTAAAAGAAGGGCCCATTTTCTTCTTCGCAGTTGGGTTGGCCCATTACACTGTGCTATTTGTAACTCTATACCAGAGGCTTCCGACAAATGAGACACTCCCAAAGGAGCTCCATCCAgtgttctttttttttgttgcagCACCCAGTGTAGCTTCTATGTCATGGGCAACGATTCAAGGGGGCTTTGATTATGGGGCAAGGATAGCCTACTTCATTGCCCTATTCCTTTATGTTTCTCTT GCTGTTCGTGTTAATTTCTTCCGAGGCTTCAG GTTCTCGTTGGCATGGTGGGCATATACTTTTCCCATGACGGCGGCTTCCATCGCGACCATCAAATACTCAAATGCAGTCAAGAATCCGTTAACTCAATCACTGTCCATTGTTCTCTCTGCCATATCTACCCTCACAGTAACAGCTCTGCTCGTCTCCACTATTGTTCATGCCTTCGTACTCCGGAACCTCTTTCCCAATGATATTACCATTGCAATTACAGGGAGAAGGCCTAAGGGAAGTAAGAAACGTTCACATCTGCGAACCACGAGTTCAGATGCTAAAGATATTGAAACTTCTGATGAGATGAGTATGCAAGGATTCTGA